A part of Acidimicrobiales bacterium genomic DNA contains:
- a CDS encoding ABC transporter permease, translating into MSSSEIVRLVAGREIRQRLPSRAFKVTTALLVLLVLGAGFLGRVANGSDRTVTYDLGVVGAAPATLEAALAQAALAFDATVDLQPADSLPTAEEALDAGRVDAVLVLSPTELVWKAEPEATLQGIVTSAVRTVDVLGAAQQAGLSPSEASQLLNPPPLDQRSLVPPDPDAAVKQVTGWATAFMLSLIISIYGGYLLVGVIEEKSSAVVEVLLAHVRSWQLLAGKVVGIGAVALVQVAAMVAAGAVALRVSGVSVPGSVLVSLPTVLVWFVLGFAFYATVFAVAGSLVSRQEDAQGVSAPISIAFVAAYLVLFQVAAEPSSTLAVVTSLIPPLTPLLMPARMASGEVPLWQPLLAIALMLVAMYGLLRLGGRIYSTMLLHTGAKVGWREALRLARTP; encoded by the coding sequence GTGAGCTCGTCGGAGATCGTGCGGCTGGTGGCCGGCCGCGAGATCCGCCAGCGCCTCCCCAGCCGGGCGTTCAAGGTCACCACCGCGCTGCTCGTGCTGCTGGTGCTGGGCGCCGGCTTCCTGGGCCGCGTGGCCAACGGCAGCGACCGCACGGTCACGTACGACCTCGGGGTCGTGGGCGCCGCCCCGGCCACGCTCGAGGCGGCGCTGGCCCAGGCCGCGCTCGCCTTCGACGCCACGGTCGACCTGCAACCGGCAGACAGCCTGCCGACCGCCGAGGAGGCGCTCGACGCGGGCCGCGTCGACGCCGTCCTCGTGCTCTCGCCGACCGAGCTGGTGTGGAAGGCCGAGCCCGAGGCCACCCTGCAGGGCATCGTCACCAGCGCCGTCCGCACCGTCGACGTGCTGGGAGCGGCCCAGCAGGCCGGCCTGTCGCCCTCCGAGGCGTCGCAGCTGCTGAACCCGCCTCCGCTGGACCAGCGCTCGCTCGTCCCCCCCGACCCCGACGCCGCGGTGAAGCAGGTCACCGGCTGGGCGACCGCGTTCATGCTGTCGCTCATCATCAGCATCTACGGCGGGTACCTCCTGGTGGGGGTGATCGAGGAGAAGTCGTCGGCCGTCGTCGAGGTGCTCCTGGCGCACGTGCGCTCGTGGCAGCTGCTCGCCGGGAAGGTGGTCGGCATCGGCGCGGTGGCCCTGGTGCAGGTGGCCGCCATGGTTGCCGCCGGCGCGGTCGCGCTGCGCGTCTCGGGCGTCTCGGTGCCGGGCTCGGTGCTGGTGTCGCTCCCCACCGTCCTCGTCTGGTTCGTGCTCGGCTTCGCCTTCTACGCCACGGTGTTCGCGGTGGCGGGCTCGCTCGTGAGCCGCCAGGAGGACGCCCAGGGCGTCAGCGCGCCGATCTCGATCGCGTTCGTCGCCGCCTACCTGGTGCTGTTCCAGGTGGCGGCCGAGCCGAGCAGCACCCTGGCCGTGGTGACCTCGCTCATCCCACCCCTGACACCGCTGCTCATGCCGGCGCGCATGGCTTCGGGCGAGGTGCCCCTCTGGCAGCCGCTCCTGGCGATCGCGCTCATGCTCGTAGCGATGTACGGCCTGCTCCGCCTGGGCGGCCGGATCTACTCCACGATGCTCCTGCACACCGGCGCCAAGGTGGGCTGGCGGGAGGCCCTCCGCCTGGCCAGGACCCCGTAG
- a CDS encoding nitroreductase family protein, whose product MDLREVMRTSGAAREFAPDPVPDDVLHRVLDLARFAPSGGNRQGWRVIVVRDPAVRRRLRDLARLGWREYVAHLEAGVVPFAPTEGGRWPGPAVDLEAARAVDRPAKFVDDLDAVPVLLVVTVELGALAVLDAGLDRQSIVGGGSIYPFVQNLLLAARNEGLGGVMTTFLCREEPAAKEVLGMPDGVALAAVVALGWPVRQVTRLRRREVEEFTSVDRYGGEPFRVTTTGGSAGSPP is encoded by the coding sequence GTGGATCTCCGAGAGGTGATGAGGACGTCCGGTGCGGCCCGGGAGTTCGCTCCCGACCCCGTGCCCGACGACGTGCTGCACCGGGTCCTCGACCTGGCGCGCTTCGCGCCCAGCGGGGGGAACCGCCAGGGTTGGCGGGTGATCGTGGTGCGCGACCCCGCCGTCCGCCGCCGCCTGCGCGACCTGGCCCGGCTGGGGTGGCGGGAGTACGTGGCGCACCTCGAGGCCGGGGTCGTCCCGTTCGCCCCCACCGAGGGAGGGCGCTGGCCCGGCCCCGCCGTCGACCTCGAGGCGGCGCGCGCCGTCGATCGGCCGGCCAAGTTCGTCGACGACCTCGACGCGGTGCCCGTGCTCCTGGTGGTCACCGTCGAGCTCGGCGCGCTGGCGGTGCTCGACGCCGGGCTCGACCGTCAGAGCATCGTGGGCGGCGGGTCGATCTACCCCTTCGTGCAGAACCTGCTGCTGGCGGCCCGCAACGAGGGCCTGGGAGGGGTGATGACCACGTTCCTCTGCCGCGAGGAGCCGGCCGCCAAGGAGGTGCTGGGCATGCCCGACGGGGTCGCGCTGGCGGCCGTGGTCGCGCTGGGGTGGCCGGTCCGCCAGGTCACCCGCCTGCGTCGCCGGGAGGTCGAGGAGTTCACGAGCGTCGACCGGTACGGCGGCGAACCGTTCCGAGTGACCACCACCGGCGGGTCGGCGGGCAGCCCGCCGTGA
- a CDS encoding SMP-30/gluconolactonase/LRE family protein has translation MASSVLAEGLYFGEGPRWHDGRLWFSDFYDRAVKTVDATGTVETVVETPGQPSGLGWLPDGRLLLVSMLDRRLLRLDPGGLAEHADLSSIATFHANDMVVDAGGRAYVGNFGFDLDAFMAEHGIPGLLADPGPPTAALARVEPDGTVHVAAEGMKFPNGSVITPDGATLIVAETIAMRLTAFDIAADGSLSDRRVWADIPGIAPDGICLDAEGAVWVANALGAECARVHEGGEVSERVEVSQPCYACMLGGDDGTTLFALTAATSVAAEAARARTGRVETARAAVPHAGRP, from the coding sequence ATGGCGAGCAGCGTGCTGGCTGAGGGCCTGTACTTCGGCGAGGGGCCGCGGTGGCACGACGGCCGCCTGTGGTTCAGCGACTTCTACGACCGGGCCGTCAAGACCGTGGATGCCACCGGCACCGTCGAGACCGTGGTCGAGACGCCGGGCCAGCCGTCAGGCCTCGGGTGGCTCCCCGACGGTCGGCTGCTGCTGGTGTCGATGCTCGATCGGCGGCTGCTCCGGCTCGACCCCGGCGGCCTGGCGGAGCACGCCGACCTGTCGTCGATCGCCACCTTCCACGCCAACGACATGGTGGTCGACGCCGGCGGGCGGGCCTACGTCGGCAACTTCGGGTTCGACCTCGACGCCTTCATGGCCGAGCACGGCATCCCCGGGCTGCTCGCCGACCCCGGACCGCCCACCGCAGCCCTCGCCCGCGTCGAGCCCGACGGCACGGTCCACGTCGCCGCCGAGGGGATGAAGTTCCCCAACGGCTCGGTGATCACCCCCGACGGCGCCACCCTGATCGTGGCCGAGACGATCGCCATGCGGCTGACCGCCTTCGACATCGCGGCCGACGGCTCCCTCTCCGACCGCCGGGTGTGGGCCGACATCCCGGGCATCGCGCCCGACGGCATCTGCCTCGACGCCGAGGGCGCGGTGTGGGTGGCCAACGCGCTCGGGGCCGAGTGCGCCCGTGTGCACGAGGGCGGCGAGGTGTCCGAGCGGGTCGAGGTGAGCCAGCCCTGCTACGCCTGCATGCTGGGAGGCGACGACGGCACCACGCTGTTCGCGCTCACCGCGGCCACCTCCGTCGCCGCCGAGGCCGCCAGGGCCCGGACGGGGAGGGTGGAGACCGCCCGGGCCGCCGTCCCGCACGCCGGACGCCCCTGA
- a CDS encoding ATP-binding cassette domain-containing protein yields the protein MLEVRRLHKRFGDVVALDGVSFSVDDGQMVGFLGPNGSGKTTTMRAVMGLITLDEGEILWEGRPMTADDRRRFGYMPAERGMYPKMRVREHVVYFARLAGLGPRDAGQAADRWLERLGLADRHDTEVQRLSSGNQQRVQLALALVHDPTLLILDEPFSGLDPLAADTMQQILRERVADGAGALFSSHQLDLVEDVSQDVVIIDEGRVVLSGDVDALRAASPVRYLDVDVEGAREPWADRVPGAEQVDDGGREHGRRVRLRVPRDADPRVALDAAGRAGQVVSFSFSPPGLSEVFRDAVAER from the coding sequence GTGCTCGAGGTCCGGCGGCTCCACAAGCGCTTCGGCGACGTGGTGGCCCTCGACGGCGTGTCGTTCTCGGTGGACGACGGCCAGATGGTCGGCTTCCTCGGCCCCAACGGGTCGGGCAAGACCACCACCATGCGTGCCGTGATGGGGCTGATCACCCTCGACGAGGGCGAGATCCTCTGGGAGGGCCGCCCGATGACGGCCGACGACCGGCGCCGGTTCGGGTACATGCCCGCCGAGCGCGGCATGTACCCCAAGATGCGGGTGCGGGAGCACGTGGTCTACTTCGCTCGGCTCGCCGGGCTCGGCCCCCGGGATGCGGGGCAGGCCGCCGACCGGTGGTTGGAGCGCCTGGGCCTGGCCGACCGCCACGACACCGAGGTGCAGCGCCTCTCCAGCGGCAACCAGCAGCGCGTGCAGCTGGCGCTGGCGCTCGTGCACGACCCGACGCTGCTCATCCTCGACGAGCCGTTCTCCGGCCTCGACCCCCTCGCCGCCGACACCATGCAGCAGATCCTCCGCGAGCGCGTGGCCGACGGCGCCGGCGCCCTCTTCTCGAGCCACCAGCTCGACCTGGTCGAAGACGTGAGCCAGGACGTCGTGATCATCGACGAGGGCCGCGTGGTGCTCTCGGGCGACGTCGACGCGCTCCGGGCCGCCTCGCCGGTGCGGTACCTCGACGTGGACGTCGAGGGCGCCCGCGAACCCTGGGCCGATCGCGTCCCCGGGGCCGAGCAGGTCGACGACGGGGGACGCGAGCACGGTCGGCGAGTCCGTCTCCGCGTCCCCCGGGATGCCGACCCCCGGGTTGCCCTGGACGCGGCCGGACGGGCCGGGCAGGTGGTCAGCTTCAGCTTCTCCCCCCCAGGTCTCTCCGAGGTCTTCCGCGACGCGGTGGCGGAGCGGTGA
- a CDS encoding nucleotidyltransferase domain-containing protein — protein sequence MRRRAGVDDEGFLRDLAERLAGVRGVVAVALGGSRAWGEHRPDSDWDLGIYYRGRLDVEGVRGLGFSGQVFAPGDWGGGVMNGGAWLDVDGRRVDLVYRDLDDVERWWTEARAGRFAIERLPFHLAGVPTYLVVGELARCRVLAGALPRPDFPDPLRRTAHHEWHSAALLSVGFAEAAFAAQGDPLGCAGNLARAVMEEAHARLAARGEWALNEKRIVAQAGLAHLRWRFATLGAGPDELGAACAEVRAALLDER from the coding sequence CTGCGGCGCCGTGCCGGCGTCGACGACGAGGGGTTCCTGCGCGACCTGGCGGAGCGGCTGGCCGGGGTGCGGGGCGTGGTGGCGGTGGCCCTGGGGGGTTCGCGTGCGTGGGGCGAGCACCGCCCCGACAGCGACTGGGATCTCGGTATCTACTACCGCGGCCGCCTCGACGTGGAGGGCGTCCGCGGCCTCGGCTTCTCCGGGCAGGTGTTCGCCCCGGGCGACTGGGGGGGCGGGGTGATGAACGGCGGCGCCTGGCTCGACGTGGACGGCCGCCGGGTCGACCTGGTCTACCGCGACCTCGACGACGTGGAGCGCTGGTGGACGGAGGCCCGAGCCGGCCGCTTCGCCATCGAGCGCCTGCCCTTCCACCTGGCGGGCGTGCCGACCTACCTGGTCGTGGGCGAGCTGGCGCGCTGCCGGGTGCTCGCGGGGGCGCTGCCGCGGCCGGACTTCCCCGATCCGCTCCGGCGCACGGCGCACCACGAGTGGCACAGCGCCGCGTTGCTGTCGGTGGGGTTCGCCGAGGCCGCGTTCGCGGCCCAGGGCGATCCCCTCGGGTGCGCCGGCAACCTGGCCCGGGCGGTGATGGAGGAGGCCCATGCCCGGCTGGCGGCCCGGGGCGAGTGGGCCCTGAACGAGAAGCGGATCGTCGCCCAGGCCGGGCTGGCCCACCTGCGCTGGCGCTTCGCCACCCTCGGCGCCGGCCCCGACGAGCTGGGAGCCGCCTGCGCCGAGGTGCGGGCCGCCCTGCTCGACGAGCGCTGA
- a CDS encoding cell wall-binding repeat-containing protein yields the protein MPHRDHHRRLLLPLLCALGLVIAVVAVPEPASAQPIVRLAGADRYDTAALISRQFPAVPSPDRLVFVASGENYPDAIVAGSISGALRVPVLLVRRDSIPPATRNELTRLSPDQIGVLGGTAAVSDAVLAQLRQPGVTVTRIAGADRYATAAQIMYTSPPPPGPLATVLVASGTDFADAMIAGAAGGVYDAPVLLVPPNGPLPASVVEALTTLSSNGFVNMLIMGGPADVSPAVEAALANPAPGVTYAVLRVPGADVYERSVNVWLLAPLGPPFDPVITTGENWPDGLAGALFTGQAQAAGITTNQNVMVLTRTACIPPYVAAALLNAGASRFTILGGPNAVSLAVQTGTICP from the coding sequence ATGCCTCACCGGGACCACCATCGACGTCTTCTTCTTCCCCTGCTCTGCGCGCTGGGGCTCGTGATCGCCGTGGTCGCGGTGCCCGAACCGGCCTCGGCCCAGCCCATCGTGCGCCTCGCCGGGGCCGACCGCTACGACACCGCCGCCCTCATCTCCCGCCAGTTCCCAGCGGTGCCGTCCCCAGATCGCCTCGTGTTCGTCGCCTCGGGCGAGAACTACCCCGACGCCATCGTGGCCGGGAGCATCAGCGGCGCCCTGCGGGTGCCGGTGCTGCTCGTGCGGCGCGACTCCATCCCGCCCGCCACCCGCAACGAGCTCACCCGCCTCTCACCGGACCAGATCGGCGTGCTCGGCGGCACCGCGGCGGTGAGCGACGCCGTGCTCGCCCAGCTCCGACAGCCTGGGGTGACCGTGACCCGCATCGCCGGTGCCGACCGCTACGCCACCGCGGCCCAGATCATGTACACGAGCCCGCCGCCGCCGGGCCCGCTGGCCACCGTGCTGGTGGCCAGCGGCACCGACTTCGCCGACGCCATGATCGCCGGGGCCGCCGGCGGCGTCTACGACGCGCCGGTGCTGCTCGTCCCGCCCAACGGGCCGCTGCCGGCATCGGTCGTCGAGGCGCTGACGACCCTGTCCAGCAATGGCTTCGTGAACATGCTGATCATGGGTGGCCCGGCCGACGTCTCACCCGCCGTCGAGGCCGCCCTGGCCAACCCCGCCCCCGGGGTGACCTACGCGGTGCTGCGCGTGCCCGGCGCCGACGTCTACGAACGCTCGGTCAACGTCTGGCTGCTCGCACCCCTCGGACCCCCCTTCGACCCCGTCATCACCACCGGCGAGAACTGGCCCGACGGCCTCGCCGGCGCCCTGTTCACCGGACAGGCCCAAGCAGCCGGCATCACCACCAACCAGAACGTCATGGTGCTCACCCGCACCGCCTGCATCCCGCCCTACGTGGCCGCCGCCCTCCTCAACGCCGGCGCCAGCCGCTTCACCATCCTCGGCGGACCCAACGCCGTGTCCCTTGCGGTACAGACCGGGACCATCTGCCCGTAG
- a CDS encoding glutamate--tRNA ligase, translated as MTEPAPRVRFAPSPTGYLHVGGARSALFNWLFARRTGGTFLLRIEDTDVERSQAELTEGILRSLEWLGIDWDEGPYFQSERFDRYRDAAARLLADGRAYLVDADDRPVPGGALADGLAVRFRTPDTGTTEFEDLIRGHVRFENADLEDFVIWRSNGTPMFLLANAVDDADMRITHAVRGEDLLSSAPKVLLLMDALGHQDRPAYAHLPLLVNAQRQKLSKRRDDVAVEDYRARGYLPEALRNYLALLGWGPADGVEIRPIEEIVERFRLEDVTKSAAFFDHKKLDHVDAEYIRALPVAEFVERCQPWLAPGRAPWPPEAFDPDAFAVLAPLVQERVRTLGEVPDWVGFVFADEPPVDEAAWDKAITRNSQAASILDDAMAAFEGCEWTAPALHQALLGVADAHGLKLGKAQAPVRVAVTGRSVGPPLFESLAVLGRERTLARLRAARSRR; from the coding sequence GTGACCGAGCCCGCACCCCGCGTCCGCTTCGCGCCCTCGCCCACCGGCTACCTGCACGTGGGCGGTGCCCGCTCGGCCCTGTTCAACTGGCTGTTCGCCCGGCGAACCGGCGGCACGTTCCTGCTGCGCATCGAGGACACCGACGTCGAGCGCTCGCAGGCCGAGCTCACCGAGGGCATCCTGCGCTCCCTCGAGTGGCTCGGGATCGACTGGGACGAGGGCCCGTACTTCCAGTCGGAGCGGTTCGACCGGTACCGCGATGCGGCGGCCCGGCTGCTGGCCGACGGCCGGGCCTACCTGGTCGACGCCGACGACCGCCCCGTCCCCGGCGGCGCCCTCGCCGACGGCCTGGCGGTGCGGTTCCGCACCCCGGACACGGGCACGACCGAGTTCGAGGACCTGATCCGGGGTCACGTCCGCTTCGAGAACGCCGACCTCGAGGACTTCGTGATCTGGCGGTCGAACGGCACCCCCATGTTCCTGCTGGCCAACGCCGTCGACGACGCCGACATGCGGATCACCCACGCGGTGCGCGGCGAGGACCTGCTCAGCTCGGCCCCGAAGGTGCTGCTGCTCATGGACGCGCTCGGCCACCAGGACCGGCCGGCCTACGCGCACCTGCCCCTGCTGGTGAACGCCCAGCGCCAGAAGCTGTCGAAGCGACGCGACGACGTGGCCGTCGAGGACTACCGCGCCCGCGGGTACCTGCCCGAGGCCCTGCGGAACTACCTGGCCCTGCTGGGCTGGGGGCCGGCCGACGGGGTCGAGATCCGGCCCATCGAGGAGATCGTCGAGCGCTTCCGGTTGGAGGACGTCACCAAGAGCGCCGCGTTCTTCGACCACAAGAAGCTCGATCACGTCGACGCCGAGTACATCCGGGCGCTCCCGGTGGCCGAGTTCGTCGAGCGCTGCCAGCCGTGGCTCGCCCCCGGTCGGGCGCCGTGGCCCCCCGAGGCGTTCGATCCCGACGCCTTCGCGGTGCTGGCGCCCCTGGTGCAGGAGCGGGTCCGGACCCTCGGCGAGGTGCCCGACTGGGTGGGGTTCGTGTTCGCCGACGAGCCGCCCGTCGACGAGGCCGCCTGGGACAAGGCCATCACCCGCAACAGCCAGGCCGCCTCCATCCTCGACGACGCGATGGCGGCCTTCGAGGGGTGCGAGTGGACCGCGCCCGCGCTCCACCAGGCGCTGCTCGGCGTGGCCGATGCCCACGGGCTGAAGCTCGGCAAGGCCCAGGCGCCCGTTCGGGTGGCCGTGACGGGCCGGTCGGTCGGCCCGCCGCTGTTCGAATCGCTCGCCGTCCTGGGTCGTGAGCGCACGCTGGCCCGGCTGCGCGCCGCCCGCTCGCGCCGGTGA
- a CDS encoding transposase produces the protein MSQFLERHSYRGRQPASLLVDRLRLHNPAASDGTTAAKRRTALAQVDQLELLNSQLREFERAISDALHRHPDHELFLSFPGVADLTAAALLAEIGEDRDRYPTAAVLAAEAGLAPVTRSSGRMTRVRFRYAANDTLREAFGWWAYNSIRLSPWARAGYDQAKARGQQHHRALRGLAARWCRVLWRCWQDSTPYDASRHITATV, from the coding sequence ATGAGCCAGTTCCTCGAGCGCCACAGCTACCGCGGTCGCCAACCGGCGTCGCTGCTCGTCGACCGGCTCCGACTGCACAACCCCGCCGCATCAGACGGGACCACCGCAGCCAAACGCCGCACCGCGCTCGCCCAGGTCGACCAGCTCGAGCTGCTCAACAGTCAGCTCAGGGAGTTCGAGCGCGCCATCAGCGACGCCCTCCACCGACACCCCGACCACGAGCTGTTCCTCAGCTTCCCCGGCGTCGCCGACCTCACCGCCGCCGCGCTGCTCGCCGAGATCGGCGAGGACCGCGACCGCTACCCGACCGCCGCCGTCCTCGCCGCCGAAGCCGGCCTCGCGCCGGTCACCCGGTCCTCGGGACGCATGACCCGCGTCCGATTCCGCTACGCCGCCAACGACACGCTCCGAGAAGCGTTCGGCTGGTGGGCCTACAACTCCATCCGGCTCAGCCCCTGGGCCCGAGCCGGCTACGACCAGGCCAAGGCCCGCGGCCAACAACACCACCGCGCCCTGCGCGGCCTCGCCGCCCGCTGGTGCCGAGTCCTGTGGCGATGCTGGCAGGACAGCACCCCCTACGACGCCAGCCGCCACATCACCGCCACCGTCTAA
- a CDS encoding NAD(P)H-dependent oxidoreductase has protein sequence MSLIAVNASPSSSSTTHALAQAAVELAREGHVLNVGELDAEALLLRRTADDVEGALTAICGATILVVATPVNQATYGGLLKVLFDQLPPSALAGTACVLAAAGATRDHFLSLDTGLRAMLASLDGWTVPTVVYATGDDVDESGRPRPPVLASLQRALGEAYALERAFGG, from the coding sequence GTGAGCCTCATCGCGGTCAACGCCAGCCCGTCCTCCAGCTCCACGACGCACGCCCTCGCGCAGGCTGCGGTCGAGCTCGCGCGCGAGGGGCACGTGCTGAACGTGGGCGAGCTCGACGCCGAGGCGCTGCTGCTGCGCCGCACCGCCGACGACGTGGAGGGGGCCCTCACCGCGATCTGCGGGGCCACGATCCTCGTCGTGGCGACGCCGGTGAACCAGGCCACCTACGGCGGGCTGCTGAAGGTGCTGTTCGACCAGCTGCCCCCGTCGGCGCTGGCCGGCACGGCGTGCGTGCTGGCCGCCGCGGGGGCCACGCGCGACCACTTCCTCAGCCTCGACACCGGGCTGCGGGCGATGCTGGCCTCCCTCGACGGCTGGACCGTGCCGACGGTCGTGTACGCCACCGGCGACGACGTCGACGAGTCGGGCCGGCCCAGGCCACCCGTGCTCGCCTCGCTGCAACGGGCCCTCGGCGAGGCCTACGCCCTCGAGCGGGCCTTCGGGGGCTGA
- a CDS encoding LLM class F420-dependent oxidoreductase — protein MKLSMALNYSGDPRQVAADAGQLERAGVDMLWVAELYSFDAVSILGYLAAHTERAELASGIFPLYSRTPTLTAMTAAGLDAVSGGRFVLGLGASGPQVIEGWHGVPYTKPLTRTREIIDICRKVWRRERVEYDGEVYQLPLPPGQGTGLGKPLKLINHPVRSDIPVYVASLGRKNVELTAEIANGWLPVFFHPDKAHDVWGADLEAGLAKRDASLGPLEVVAGGMVSICDEHTAQQLRDVARPMTALYVGGMGAKGKNFYNDVFRRYGYEEQAEKIQDLYLSGQKQEAEALVPAEFLAATAMVGDEGYVRERIEAYRAAGVTRLSITPIGEDREALVEKIKAWAS, from the coding sequence ATGAAGCTCTCGATGGCGCTCAACTACTCGGGCGATCCGCGCCAGGTCGCGGCCGACGCCGGTCAGCTCGAGCGGGCCGGCGTCGACATGCTCTGGGTCGCCGAGCTCTACAGCTTCGACGCCGTGAGCATCCTCGGCTACCTCGCCGCCCACACCGAGCGGGCCGAGCTGGCCTCGGGCATCTTCCCCCTGTACTCGCGCACCCCCACGCTCACCGCCATGACCGCCGCCGGGCTCGACGCCGTGTCGGGGGGGCGGTTCGTGCTCGGTCTCGGGGCGTCGGGCCCGCAGGTGATCGAGGGCTGGCACGGCGTGCCCTACACCAAGCCCCTCACCCGCACCCGCGAGATCATCGACATCTGCCGCAAGGTGTGGCGCCGCGAGCGGGTGGAGTACGACGGCGAGGTCTACCAGCTCCCCCTCCCGCCCGGTCAGGGCACGGGTCTGGGCAAGCCGCTGAAGCTCATCAACCACCCGGTCCGCAGCGACATCCCGGTCTACGTGGCCAGCCTGGGGCGCAAGAACGTGGAGCTCACCGCCGAGATCGCCAACGGCTGGCTGCCCGTGTTCTTCCACCCCGACAAGGCCCACGACGTGTGGGGAGCCGACCTCGAGGCCGGTCTGGCCAAGCGCGACGCGAGCCTCGGCCCGCTCGAGGTGGTGGCCGGCGGCATGGTGTCGATCTGCGACGAGCACACCGCCCAGCAGCTGCGCGACGTGGCCCGGCCGATGACCGCCCTCTACGTGGGGGGCATGGGTGCCAAGGGCAAGAACTTCTACAACGACGTCTTCCGGCGCTACGGCTACGAGGAGCAGGCCGAGAAGATCCAGGACCTGTACCTCTCGGGTCAGAAGCAGGAGGCCGAGGCGCTGGTGCCCGCCGAGTTCCTGGCGGCCACGGCCATGGTGGGCGACGAGGGCTACGTCCGCGAGCGCATCGAGGCCTACCGCGCCGCGGGCGTGACGCGGCTCAGCATCACGCCCATCGGCGAGGACCGGGAGGCACTGGTGGAGAAGATCAAGGCCTGGGCCAGCTGA
- a CDS encoding PKD domain-containing protein, with the protein MTGAGRWRRAGGALLLAALALAGALGPAPAAADGEGDGDLGRDRLTAGVSVARPGRPGGGSQARGPTTGGGRPGVGGRTDGIASPYVSLRTEYREGPAFRSCPDASRAFVYGTRPDGTEVLVTTWCPAAGGSPAGTTGPAAPAVGATPPAPPSAAAVRDAVALPTPTVRLDPGVRGLVGLETRLWVAGPREVAVDVALGGYAVTATARAARYRWDLGDGTLLEATDPGTPEAPAATHVYLGRGDLLVAVTVVWEGTYTFTGPAGSATADLGTVEVSTTVPYPVVEAQAVIR; encoded by the coding sequence GTGACCGGCGCCGGGAGGTGGCGGCGTGCGGGTGGCGCACTGCTGCTGGCCGCGCTCGCCCTGGCCGGCGCGTTGGGTCCGGCCCCGGCGGCCGCCGACGGCGAGGGTGACGGCGACCTCGGCCGCGACAGGCTCACCGCGGGGGTGAGCGTCGCCCGACCGGGCCGACCGGGAGGCGGATCGCAGGCCCGCGGGCCCACCACCGGGGGTGGCCGACCGGGGGTTGGCGGCCGCACGGACGGGATCGCCAGCCCCTACGTCTCGCTCCGGACCGAGTACCGCGAGGGCCCCGCCTTCCGGAGCTGCCCGGACGCCAGCCGCGCCTTCGTGTACGGCACACGTCCCGACGGCACCGAGGTGCTGGTGACGACGTGGTGCCCGGCGGCCGGCGGGTCCCCGGCCGGGACGACTGGGCCGGCCGCGCCCGCCGTCGGGGCGACCCCACCGGCCCCGCCCAGCGCAGCCGCCGTCCGCGACGCCGTGGCCCTGCCCACACCGACGGTCCGCCTCGACCCGGGGGTGCGTGGCCTCGTCGGCCTGGAGACCCGCCTGTGGGTGGCCGGCCCGCGCGAGGTGGCGGTCGACGTGGCCCTCGGCGGGTACGCCGTCACGGCCACGGCCCGAGCCGCGCGGTACCGCTGGGACCTCGGTGACGGCACGCTGCTGGAGGCCACCGATCCGGGCACCCCCGAGGCCCCGGCCGCCACCCACGTGTACCTCGGCCGGGGTGACCTGCTGGTCGCGGTCACCGTCGTGTGGGAGGGCACGTACACCTTCACCGGCCCCGCCGGCTCGGCCACCGCCGACCTGGGCACCGTCGAGGTGAGCACCACCGTCCCCTACCCGGTGGTCGAGGCCCAGGCCGTGATCCGGTAG
- a CDS encoding YdcF family protein has translation MTPRRLLRWALRAAVAVLALGIVYLAVTFVQVWWVGRHDGKRPADAIVVLGAAQYDGRPSLVLQARLDHALELRRDGYADVIVVTGGNQPGDRFTEATASANYLLARGVPDDQILREVSGGNSWESLAATAVFLDDRGIDRVILVSDPYHSMRIEGIASELGLDASVSPTRTSPTRGWSELRAMVRETAAVGVGRLIGYRRLLRLEEVAGGGVGPLLGVVGALGRVAAPAGWLVR, from the coding sequence GTGACGCCCCGGCGCCTCCTCCGGTGGGCCCTCCGGGCCGCCGTCGCGGTGCTGGCGCTCGGCATCGTGTACCTGGCCGTCACCTTCGTGCAGGTGTGGTGGGTCGGCCGCCACGACGGCAAGCGACCGGCCGACGCCATCGTCGTGCTGGGCGCGGCCCAGTACGACGGGCGGCCGTCGCTCGTGCTCCAGGCCCGGCTCGACCATGCCCTCGAGCTGCGGCGGGACGGCTACGCCGACGTGATCGTGGTCACCGGCGGCAACCAGCCCGGCGACCGCTTCACCGAGGCGACGGCCAGCGCCAACTACCTGCTGGCACGCGGTGTGCCCGATGACCAGATCCTGCGCGAGGTGTCGGGTGGCAACAGCTGGGAGTCGCTGGCCGCGACCGCCGTGTTCCTCGACGACCGGGGTATCGACCGGGTGATCCTCGTGTCCGACCCGTACCACTCGATGCGCATCGAGGGCATCGCGTCCGAGCTGGGGCTCGACGCGAGCGTGTCGCCCACCCGCACCAGCCCCACGAGGGGGTGGTCCGAGCTCCGGGCGATGGTCCGCGAGACGGCAGCGGTGGGCGTCGGGCGGCTCATCGGCTACCGCCGGCTGCTGCGCCTCGAGGAGGTGGCCGGCGGTGGCGTCGGGCCGCTGCTCGGGGTGGTGGGTGCGCTGGGCCGGGTCGCTGCGCCCGCTGGCTGGCTGGTACGGTGA